In Portunus trituberculatus isolate SZX2019 chromosome 33, ASM1759143v1, whole genome shotgun sequence, the following proteins share a genomic window:
- the LOC123512425 gene encoding oxytocin receptor-like isoform X1: MEEDGVVVVAAAIGRPEESVVANSSDCGGNSSGNTNGCVTVLGNVTGSERDEVLAQVEVAVLAVLLVVILVSNMLVLVALIRSSLLRPMSRTYFFMTHICTADLMVGLCNVLSQLAWDLTYYFRGPNWLCKSVKFLQVMPLYLSPLLLACLAFDRYRAISWRIGSKLWSSLRMVTMVWALSALLAMPQAFLFSKKQMHNGEFNCWADFPEEWGIKAYVVYFVCAAFFGPMLVTVYCYTCITLKVWRYSRYRRGYVPLRTLLLRWVCCVEREREMAGSRGSTGAGSSVTSGSSSTVRVSRVPLMVHSFANVPQPLSLAKMKTIKLTLVISFFFIVCHAPFCFTQLYRAFATAPPGETSHPIAVITLLLPSLPSCVNPWIYLCFSENLLNQICGCLRGRLRVHHVKENNSIGDQEPEDHHHHHHYSHRRRLRLEQRNRLRCSQSYNRRGVYACRYPSTLSDHFPKSRPKEQIELAMFGTSL; this comes from the exons ATGGAAGAggatggagtggtggtggtggcggcggccatAGGCAGACCTGAGGAGAGTGTTGTGGCCAACTCGAGTGACTGTGGCGGGAACTCCTCGGGTAACACGAACGGATGTGTGACAGTGCTGGGGAACGTGACGGGCTCGGAGAGGGACGAGGTTCTGGCTCAAGTAGAGGTGGCGGTGTTAgcggtgttgctggtggtgatcCTTGTGTCTAacatgctggtgctggtggcgctGATTCGCTCGTCCCTGCTGCGGCCTATGTCGCGCACCTACTTCTTCATGACGCACATCTGTACCGCAGACCTCATGGTGGGTCTTTGTAACGTGCTGTCGCAGCTTGCCTGGGATCTCACCTACTACTTCCGGGGACCCAACTGGCTATGCAAGAGTGTCAAGTTCCTACAGGTGATGCCGTTGTATTTGTCGCCGCTGCTGCTGGCCTGCCTGGCCTTCGACAGGTACCGTGCCATATCGTGGCGCATCGGCAGCAAGCTGTGGTCTTCGCTGCGCATGGTGACCATGGTGTGGGCGCTGTCCGCCCTGCTGGCGATGCCCCaggccttcctcttctccaagaAGCAAATGCACAACGGAGAGTTCAACTGCTGGGCAGACTTCCCCGAGGAGTGGGGCATCAAGGCCTACGTGGTGTACTTCGTGTGTGCGGCGTTCTTCGGGCCCATGCTGGTCACCGTGTACTGCTACACCTGCATCACGCTCAAGGTGTGGCGCTACTCACGCTACAGGCGCGGCTACGTACCACTGCGGACACTGCTGCTGCGGTGGGTGTGTTGCGTGGAGCGGGAGCGGGAGATGGCGGGATCGCGGGGCAGCACGGGGGCGGGGTCCTCGGTCACCTCGGGGTCGTCCAGCACAGTGAGGGTGAGTCGTGTTCCGCTGATGGTGCACAGCTTCGCCAACGTGCCGCAGCCGCTCTCCCTCGCCAAGATGAAGACTATCAAACTCACCCTcgtcatctccttcttcttcatcgtgtGTCACGCTCCCTTCTGCTTCACTCAGCTATACAGGGCCTTCGCCACCGCTCCGCCAG GAGAAACAAGTCACCCTATCGCGGTCATCACTCTGCTGCTGCCTTCCCTGCCCTCTTGCGTCAACCCGTGGATCTATCTCTGCTTCTCTGAAAATCTCCTCAACCAGATTTGT GGGTGCCTCAGGGGACGTCTTCGTGTCCACCACGTTAAGGAGAACAACAGCATAGGTGACCAGGAACccgaggaccaccaccaccaccaccattacagccaccgccgccgcctccgtcTGGAGCAGCGGAATAGGCTTAGATGCTCCCAAAGCTACAACAGAAGGGGTGTTTACGCCTGTAGGTACCCCAGCACACTCTCCGATCACTTTCCGAAGAGTAGGCCTAAGGAACAAATCGAACTGGCGATGTTTGGCACGAGTttgtga
- the LOC123512425 gene encoding oxytocin receptor-like isoform X2, translating to MEEDGVVVVAAAIGRPEESVVANSSDCGGNSSGNTNGCVTVLGNVTGSERDEVLAQVEVAVLAVLLVVILVSNMLVLVALIRSSLLRPMSRTYFFMTHICTADLMVGLCNVLSQLAWDLTYYFRGPNWLCKSVKFLQVMPLYLSPLLLACLAFDRYRAISWRIGSKLWSSLRMVTMVWALSALLAMPQAFLFSKKQMHNGEFNCWADFPEEWGIKAYVVYFVCAAFFGPMLVTVYCYTCITLKVWRYSRYRRGYVPLRTLLLRWVCCVEREREMAGSRGSTGAGSSVTSGSSSTVRVSRVPLMVHSFANVPQPLSLAKMKTIKLTLVISFFFIVCHAPFCFTQLYRAFATAPPGETSHPIAVITLLLPSLPSCVNPWIYLCFSENLLNQICFLPACDLLTALPAGFLLACLFTYRLR from the exons ATGGAAGAggatggagtggtggtggtggcggcggccatAGGCAGACCTGAGGAGAGTGTTGTGGCCAACTCGAGTGACTGTGGCGGGAACTCCTCGGGTAACACGAACGGATGTGTGACAGTGCTGGGGAACGTGACGGGCTCGGAGAGGGACGAGGTTCTGGCTCAAGTAGAGGTGGCGGTGTTAgcggtgttgctggtggtgatcCTTGTGTCTAacatgctggtgctggtggcgctGATTCGCTCGTCCCTGCTGCGGCCTATGTCGCGCACCTACTTCTTCATGACGCACATCTGTACCGCAGACCTCATGGTGGGTCTTTGTAACGTGCTGTCGCAGCTTGCCTGGGATCTCACCTACTACTTCCGGGGACCCAACTGGCTATGCAAGAGTGTCAAGTTCCTACAGGTGATGCCGTTGTATTTGTCGCCGCTGCTGCTGGCCTGCCTGGCCTTCGACAGGTACCGTGCCATATCGTGGCGCATCGGCAGCAAGCTGTGGTCTTCGCTGCGCATGGTGACCATGGTGTGGGCGCTGTCCGCCCTGCTGGCGATGCCCCaggccttcctcttctccaagaAGCAAATGCACAACGGAGAGTTCAACTGCTGGGCAGACTTCCCCGAGGAGTGGGGCATCAAGGCCTACGTGGTGTACTTCGTGTGTGCGGCGTTCTTCGGGCCCATGCTGGTCACCGTGTACTGCTACACCTGCATCACGCTCAAGGTGTGGCGCTACTCACGCTACAGGCGCGGCTACGTACCACTGCGGACACTGCTGCTGCGGTGGGTGTGTTGCGTGGAGCGGGAGCGGGAGATGGCGGGATCGCGGGGCAGCACGGGGGCGGGGTCCTCGGTCACCTCGGGGTCGTCCAGCACAGTGAGGGTGAGTCGTGTTCCGCTGATGGTGCACAGCTTCGCCAACGTGCCGCAGCCGCTCTCCCTCGCCAAGATGAAGACTATCAAACTCACCCTcgtcatctccttcttcttcatcgtgtGTCACGCTCCCTTCTGCTTCACTCAGCTATACAGGGCCTTCGCCACCGCTCCGCCAG GAGAAACAAGTCACCCTATCGCGGTCATCACTCTGCTGCTGCCTTCCCTGCCCTCTTGCGTCAACCCGTGGATCTATCTCTGCTTCTCTGAAAATCTCCTCAACCAGATTTGT TTTCTGCCTGCCTGCGACTTACTGACTGCTCTACCTGCTGGcttcctgcttgcctgcctgtttACCTATAGACTGAGGTAG